CAGCGCCGCGCGACGACGCCAGGTGCAACGCGTCGGCAAAAGCGATACCGCGTCGCGCCCATTGGATCGCATCCGTCACCGCTTCGGCGTCCTCACAGGTTACGTTCGGCAGCGACAACATTCGCTCGAAAGCGTGAAGGATTTGCATTACACTAAAGTTGTACGAACGACCAAGCACCCACCCGGCTTCAAGGATCACAGTCTTCGGCACGAAGATGCGCTCTCGTTCGAAAAGTTCGCGGGCGCGAACTGTCAGGATCGGATCGTCTTCGGTCAACAACCGGAGGACAAGATTAGCATCGACCGCGAGCACGACGCGCCTTCACCTCAGCGGAGATGGCCGCGTCCATTTCCTTCAGCGTCTTGGCCTTTCCCTCGTAGCGCAGGCATCCGACAACTTCGTCGAGAGTACTCGGCTTGAATGTCTTCGCGGGGCGCAGGAGCACCCCTTCGCCGCTATCTTCGACAATAAACTCGGTGCCCGACCGCCAGCGCCGCGCATCGCGGATCGCTTTGGGGAGAATCACCTGACCTTTCGACGATAGTTTCGTTCGCTCCATATGCGCCTCTGTAAGACTCAGTAAGATTAGACTAACCGCCTACCAAGGCCGAGCCAAAAGCAAATCGAGTAAGGCTTCACATTATTGGCCGCGTTTTGTAGGTTCGCGGGAGCGCGCTAATCTCCACGGCGAGGTTCCCTACCATGGCACATCCGAGCGAGGCTTTTGTCAGCGAGATATTCGCCAAGGTTAAGGCGCGGCGGTCGTTTGGACGGCATCCGTTCTGGATGAAGATTGCCGACGGCAAAGTCTCGCAGGAAGGGATGTGCGTGTTCGCGACGCAGTTCTTTCTCCAGGTGCGGGAATTCCCCCGCGCCGTGAGCGCACTGCATTCGCGATGCTACGACGCGGGCGAGCGCGTGAAGTTGGCCGAGAGCCTCTACGAAGAGGAGACGGGGCTCATCTCGGGCAGTGCGCCGCATCCTGAGCTTTTCATCCGCCTCGGGCTCGGCCTCGGTCTCGATCGCGAAGACATGGTACATGGCAAGGCACTGCCTTCGACGGCGGCGCTTATCGACTGGTTCGAGCTGTCAACGAAGGATCGCTCGTTCAACGAAGGCGTCGGCGCGATCAACCTCGCCGCCGAGGGCCAGGTCCCGGGCAACTTCGGTCCGTTCGCGCGCGCGCTCGAGAAGAACTACGGGCTGTCGCGCGAGCAAGTCGCTTTTTTTGATGTGCATGAGATCGCCGATCGCGATCACAGCGACGTTGGCGATCACATCCTGAGCCGGGCGCTCCTGAGCGAGGGAGAACGAGCGGGAGTCTGGGCCGCAGTCGAGCGATCGCTGGACCTCTGGTGGCAGTTTTTCGACGGAATCGAGCGCGCTGCGAGCTAGCGTCAGAAATTCATTAACATCGTTCTAAACACTCCGTTGGAATTGGTCGTCACGACGACTCCGCCGACGTTTTGCCATTCCTACGATAACGTCCGAAATTTCTTATATTTATGGCATTACTTTAAGCATTTGAAATAATGTTTGATTCTTGGCGAACTTCGGCTCCGTCGAGCTTTACTCTGAGCCCGGTTCAGGCTAATATTTATTAGTTGCGGGGATGCTGAGGGGAGGCTCTTTTCCGCCCTCTTTTTATGGCAAACAAACAATCGTCTGACGGCTACGGCGCCGAGTCCATCAAGGTCCTTGAGGGGCTCGAAGCGGTTCGCAAACGCCCGGGTATGTATATCGGCGACACGGGCGAACGCGGACTGCATCACCTCATAAACGAAATCGTCGACAACTCGGTTGACGAAGCGCTCGCGGGCTTCTGTAAGCTGATTACCGTTGTAATCCTGAGCGACGATCGCATCCGGATCGAGGACGACGGCCGCGGTATCCCAGTCGATATGCATCCGACTGAAAAGCGCTCGGCGCTTGAAGTCGTACATACGGTGCTGCACGCGGGCGGCAAGTTCGAGAAAAACGCGTACAAAGTCTCGGGCGGACTCCATGGCGTGGGCGCCTCAGTCGTCAACGCGCTCAGCGAAGAGTTCGAGGTCGAAGTCTACAAGGGCGGCAAGATTTATTTTCAACGCTACGAGCGCGGCGCTCCCAAGAGCAAGGTCGAAGAGCGCGGCGCTACCAAGGAGCACGGCACCAAGACCACTTTCTCGCCCGATTCGCTGATCTTCAAAGAGGTCAAGTTCAAATACGAGCTCGTCGCGCGCTACCTGCGAGAGATGGCGTACCTCAATGCCGGACTCAGGATCGTGCTGACCGACGACCGCACCAACAAGACCGAGGAATTCCACTACGAAGGCGGTATCGCGCAGTTTGTCGAATCGCTGACCCAGGGCAACGAATCGCTCCACGACGTCATCTTCTTCAAGGGCGTTAAGGAAGGCGTCGATATCGAAGTCGCGCTGCAATGGACCGACGCCGTGCACGAGGTGATTTTCACCTACGCCAACAATATCCACACCGTCGAGGGCGGCACGCATCTGTCGGGCCTCAAGTCGGCGCTGACGCGCACGCTCAACACCTACGCGACGAAAAACAATCTCTTCAAGAACAAGGAGATGCGCCTCGAAGGCGACGACACGCGCGAGGGCCTCTACGGAATCGTCAGCGTAAAGATCGGCGAGCCACAGTTCGAAGGTCAGACCAAGACCAAGCTCGGCAACACCGAAGTCGACGGCCTCGTGTCCTCGCTCGTCAATGAAAAGCTCGGCTCATACTTCGAAGAAACGCCTTCGGTAGCCAAGAAGATCGTCGTCCGCGCGATCGAGGCTGCAACTGCGCGCGAGGCCGCCCGCAAAGCGAAGGATCTGGTGCGGCGCAAAGGCGCGCTCGATTCCGGATCGCTGCCGGGCAAGCTCGCCGACTGCCAGGAGCGCGACCCCGCGCGTAGCGAGCTCTACCTCGTCGAGGGCGCGTCGGCAGGCGGCACCGCCAAAGAGGGCCGCGATCGCAAGACGCAGGCGATCCTTCCGCTGCGCGGCAAAATTCTCAACGTCGAGCGCGCGCGTATCGACAAGATGCTCTCCTCGGGCGAGATTCGCACACTGATCACCGCGCTCGGGATGGGCGTCAGCAACGACAAGGACATCGAAAAACTCCGCTATCACACTATCGTCATCATGACCGACGCCGACGTCGACGGCTCGCATATCCGCACGCTGCTGCTGACGTTCTTTTTCCGCCAGTTTATCGAGATTATCGAGAAGGGTTATTTATACGTCGCGCAGCCGCCTCTCTTCCGCGCAAAGAAGGGCAAGAACGAGCGCTACCTGAAGGACGAAGCGGCGCTTGAGGATTATCTCACCGACCTCGGCGCCGAGGCGGTCGCATTCGAATCGGGCAAGGGCAAAGATGCAAAAGAAGTCAAAGGCGCTGCGCTAAAAACGCTCGTGCGCAAGGTGCTTTACTACGAGAAGATGTTCGAGGCGCTCGAGCGCCGCTCCAAGGAGCGCAAGATCGTCACCGCCCTCGCCCGGCTCTCCGCCGACAAGACGATCGACGATGACAGCTTCGCGTCCGAAAAAGGCGCTAAGGAGATGGCCGAGGCGATCAGGAAAAACGTCAAGGACGACAACCTCGTCTATCGCGTCGAGCATGACGGCGGCGAGACGCATTTCCGCGCGATGTTCACGCATACCGGCAACGGCACGACGCCGCCCACGGTCGTCGATCTGACGCTCTTCCACACCGGCGAGCTGCGCGAGATCCGCCGCCTGATGCCCGAAATCGACGCCTTCAACGAACCGTTCAAGGTCAAACTGTCCGACGAAGTGACGACCTACGAAACGCTCGATAAGATGGCAGGCGCGGTTCTCAGCGCCGGGCAGAAGGGCGTCGAAATCCAGCGCTACAAAGGCCTCGGCGAAATGAATCCCGGGCAGCTCTGGGACACGACGATGGATCCCGAGAAGCGCGCGATGCTCAAGGTGCAGATCTCCTCCATCGAAGAAGCCGAAGAAGTCTTCGGCAAGCTGATGGGCGACCAGGTAGAACCCCGCCGCCAGTTCATCGAAGAGAACGCACTCAACGTAAAGAATCTGGATATCTGATCCCTCTCAGTCCTAGTTTCTGTCCCCTCTCCTTATCCCAGGAGAGGGAGAGGTGAAGCGCTGGCAAACCGCGAATGCAGACTCCAAAGCGAGCAGCTATATGCAGAATAATAGCAAGCGGGACGTCGCGTCTTTCGATTGTTCAACAATTTAGTATTCGAAAAATCGGGTGCTGGAGTTATCATTCTGCGGAAGCGCAGACGTAACCTCTCCCTTGCCCTCTCCTAGGATAAGAAGAGGGTTTCAGAAGGAAGAGGAGAACAAAGACCAACTGACTAATCGACTGAAATACTCATATGCCTGAAACCAACGGTAACGAACCTCATCGCAACGAGCCTGCGCTGCTGAATATCGAAGACGACATGCGGCAGTCCTACCTGGACTACGCAATGTCGGTGAATATCGGCCGCGCGCTTCCGCTTATCCAGGACGGCCTCAAGCCCGTTCATCGCCGGATCCTCTACGCGATGTTCCGCGAGGGCCTGCTCGCAAATCGCAAGCATTCCAAGTGCGCCGGCGTGGTTGGCGAGGTCCTCAAGAGTTACCATCCGCACGGCGATGCGGCCGTTTACGATTCTCTGGTGCGCATGGCGCAGCCGTTCAGCCTGCGCTATCCGCTAATCGACGGCCAGGGCAACTTCGGCTCGATCGACGGTGACCCTCCCGCCGCGTACCGCTACACCGAATGCCGCCTCACGCGGCTGGCTGAACGGCTGCTCGCGGACATCGACAAGGACACTGTCGATTTCGGCCCCAACTTCGACGGCACGCAGCAGGAGCCCGAGGTTCTGCCGGCCCAGATTCCGAATCTACTCATCAACGGTTCCGACGGTATCGCGGTCGGGATGGCGACCAATATCCCGCCGCATAACCTGACTGAGATTTGCGACGCATTACTCACTCTCATCGATAAGCCCAGTACTACTCTCGAGCAGATTCTGGATATTGTTCCCGGTCCTGATTTTCCGACCGGCGGACAACTGCTCGGGCGCAAAGCGATTCGCGATGCGTACATTACGGGGCGCGGCTCGCTCACCATGCGCGCGCTGTCGGTGATCGAGACCGACAAGCGCAGCGGACGCGCATCGATTATCGTGCGCGAGATTCCCTACCAGGTGAACAAGGCGCGCATGATCGAGCGCATTGCCGAGCTCGTTAACGACAAGCGCATTGAGGGTATCAGCGATCTGCGCGACGAGTCCGACCGCGACGGGATGCGCATCGTGATCGAACTCAAGCGCGATGCCGAACCGCGCGTCGTGCTCAATCAGCTCCACAAATTGAGCCAGATGCAGACCGGCTACGGCATCATCATGCTCGGCATCCACGAGGGCCGGCCAAAGGAGATGAACCTGCTGCAGATGCTCCAGGCCTTCCTCGAGCATCGCAAGGTCGTCATCACCCGGCGCACCCGTTTCGAGCTGCGCGAAGCCGAGGCGCGCAAGCACGTTTTGGAAGGCTTGCTCATCGCGCTGCGCAATCTCGACGCAGTCATCAAGCTGATTCGCGCTTCGAAGGACGCGGAGACCGCGCGCACTGGACTGATGAGGCAGTTCAATCTGTCGCAAATCCAGGCGCAGGCGATCCTCGATATGACGCTCCGCCGGCTGACCGGCCTCGAGCGCGAGAAGATCGAAAACGAGCACAAGGAAATCGTCGAGCTGATCGCGAACCTCAAGAAGATCCTCGCCGATGAGAAGGAACTGCTGAAACTCATCTCCGACGAGATCAAGGACATCAGGAAGGAATTCGGCGACGCACGCCGCACGCAGATCATCGAGGCCGAAGGCGAATTCTCAGTCGAGGACTTGATCGTCGAAGAGGACGTGCTCGTCACCGTCACACACGGCGGGTACATCAAGCGCACTCCCCTCTCGCTTTATCGCACACAGCGCCGCGGCGGACGCGGCAAGATCGGCGCGACCACGGCAGAAGAGGATTTCGTCGAGCGGCTCGAACGAGTATCGACTCACGACCGCTTATTGTTTTTCACCAGCGCCGGCAAAGTTTATGAGCTGAAGGCGTACGAATTGCCCGAAGGCGGACGCGCCGCCAAGGGCCGCTCGATCGCGAACCTCTTGAGCCTCGCGAACGAGGAAACGCTGTCGGCATTCATGCCGATGCCGAAGGAGACCGCGGGCAAGTTCGTCTTCTTCGCGACCCGGCGCGGCCGCGTGAAGAAGACCGCGATGGACGAGTACGACAATATCCGCAGCAATGGCATCATCGCGATCAATCTCGAAGACGGCGACTCGCTTGTTGACGTTCGAATCACTGACGGCAATCAACAAATTGTGTTGTCAACGCGCGTTGGCCAGGCGATTCGCTTCAAGGAAGAAGAAGTGCGCTCGATGGGCCGCGCGACCGCCGGCGTCGTCGGCATGGAGCTCGAATCGACGACCATCAAAGAGGGTAAGACCGTCACGCTAGTCGAGGACGAAATCGTTTCGATGTCCACGGTGCGCGACGATGAAACTCTTCTCACGGTCTCTGAACTCGGCTACGGCAAACGCACTCCCGCCGAGGACTATCGCCTGACGCATCGCGGCGGCAAAGGCGTCATCACGATGAATGTCACCGATAAGACCGGCAAGGTGATCAGCGTGCGCCAGGTCGGCCTCGACGACCAGGTGATGCTGATAACCGACGGCGGCAAGATCATCCGGCTCAAGGTAAAGGACGTGCGCATCACGGGCCGCAACGCCCAGGGTGTGCACCTGGTGCGCGTCGACACCACCGAAAGAGTCCGCGCCGTAGCACCCCTGGCGGAGAAGGAAGAAGACGAAACCAACGGCGAAGAGACGAACGGCACTGGCGAAAGCGACGAGTAGCGACTAACAGCTGGCGGCGCTTTGAGAATCAGTAGGGTGGGCGTCCCTGCCCGCCATTAAGACCGCGCGTCGCGCGCCTTCGATGACACACATTGCGCGAAGCGCTTTCCTTTTTCTCTGGCGATCGCCTCGAATTACTCACCCAGCCGCGATGTATGCCGCCTCCGCTGCGGCGAGCGCTTTGCCGCGCGATACTTCGTAGCCCATCGCGCTCAGGATCTGCTCGAGCGCCGCTAGCACCAGGAAAACGTTGCTGCGCTGCGCGCCTTCGCCGAGCAGTCCGATGCGCCACACTTTACCCTTCAGCGGACCGAGTCCCGCCGCGATCTCGATATTGAATTGCCGCAGCAGCTCCGCGCGTACCTTCGCCTCGTCGATTCCCTCGGGCACTCCGACCGTCGTGAGTTGCGGCAATCGATGCCTTTCCTGCGCCGCGAGCCTGAGGCCCATGCCGCCGAGGCCCGCGTGCAGCGCGGCAGCGTTGATGCGATGCCGCGTCCATCGCGCCTCGAGGCCTTCTTCGAGCACGACGCGCAGCGCCTCATAGAGCGCGTAGTTCATAGTGATCGGCGCCGTGTGATGGTACACGCGGTCGGAGCCCCAGTAGTTCGCGATCATGCCAACATCGAGGTACCACGATCGGCTCTTCGACTTGCGATTCTTGATTGCCTCGATCGCCCGCGCGCTGAAAGTGACTGGCGCAAGTCCCGGCGGCGCGCTGAGCCCCTTCTGCGTGCAGCTGTAACTCGCGTCGATCTGCCATTTGTCGATTTCCACCGGCACGCATGCCAGCGAGGTAACCGTATCGATAATCATCAGCGCTCCCGCGCGATGCGCCATCGCCGAGATCTCTTCGATCGGCTGATGCACCCCCGTCGAGGTCTCCGCGTGAACGACAACAACAAGCTTCGGTTTCTTCGCATTCTTGATCGCCGCCTCGATCTGACCCGGCTCGACGATCCTCCCCCACTCGGCCTCGACCTTGATCACCCTGGCGCCGAGCCGTTCCGCCGAATCGGCGAGCCGCGTGCCGAACACGCCGTTGACGCCGACAATCACCTCGTCGCCATCTTCGATCAGGTTGGCGAGGATCGCGTCCAT
This Candidatus Binataceae bacterium DNA region includes the following protein-coding sequences:
- a CDS encoding alanine--glyoxylate aminotransferase family protein, translated to MAETFPELKPAARILLGPGPSNVSPRVMKAMQSPVVGHLDPEFVKVMEDIKRMLRMVFRTNNEITFPVSGTGSAGMDAILANLIEDGDEVIVGVNGVFGTRLADSAERLGARVIKVEAEWGRIVEPGQIEAAIKNAKKPKLVVVVHAETSTGVHQPIEEISAMAHRAGALMIIDTVTSLACVPVEIDKWQIDASYSCTQKGLSAPPGLAPVTFSARAIEAIKNRKSKSRSWYLDVGMIANYWGSDRVYHHTAPITMNYALYEALRVVLEEGLEARWTRHRINAAALHAGLGGMGLRLAAQERHRLPQLTTVGVPEGIDEAKVRAELLRQFNIEIAAGLGPLKGKVWRIGLLGEGAQRSNVFLVLAALEQILSAMGYEVSRGKALAAAEAAYIAAG
- the gyrB gene encoding DNA topoisomerase (ATP-hydrolyzing) subunit B encodes the protein MANKQSSDGYGAESIKVLEGLEAVRKRPGMYIGDTGERGLHHLINEIVDNSVDEALAGFCKLITVVILSDDRIRIEDDGRGIPVDMHPTEKRSALEVVHTVLHAGGKFEKNAYKVSGGLHGVGASVVNALSEEFEVEVYKGGKIYFQRYERGAPKSKVEERGATKEHGTKTTFSPDSLIFKEVKFKYELVARYLREMAYLNAGLRIVLTDDRTNKTEEFHYEGGIAQFVESLTQGNESLHDVIFFKGVKEGVDIEVALQWTDAVHEVIFTYANNIHTVEGGTHLSGLKSALTRTLNTYATKNNLFKNKEMRLEGDDTREGLYGIVSVKIGEPQFEGQTKTKLGNTEVDGLVSSLVNEKLGSYFEETPSVAKKIVVRAIEAATAREAARKAKDLVRRKGALDSGSLPGKLADCQERDPARSELYLVEGASAGGTAKEGRDRKTQAILPLRGKILNVERARIDKMLSSGEIRTLITALGMGVSNDKDIEKLRYHTIVIMTDADVDGSHIRTLLLTFFFRQFIEIIEKGYLYVAQPPLFRAKKGKNERYLKDEAALEDYLTDLGAEAVAFESGKGKDAKEVKGAALKTLVRKVLYYEKMFEALERRSKERKIVTALARLSADKTIDDDSFASEKGAKEMAEAIRKNVKDDNLVYRVEHDGGETHFRAMFTHTGNGTTPPTVVDLTLFHTGELREIRRLMPEIDAFNEPFKVKLSDEVTTYETLDKMAGAVLSAGQKGVEIQRYKGLGEMNPGQLWDTTMDPEKRAMLKVQISSIEEAEEVFGKLMGDQVEPRRQFIEENALNVKNLDI
- a CDS encoding type II toxin-antitoxin system VapC family toxin, whose translation is MLAVDANLVLRLLTEDDPILTVRARELFERERIFVPKTVILEAGWVLGRSYNFSVMQILHAFERMLSLPNVTCEDAEAVTDAIQWARRGIAFADALHLASSRGA
- a CDS encoding iron-containing redox enzyme family protein; translation: MAHPSEAFVSEIFAKVKARRSFGRHPFWMKIADGKVSQEGMCVFATQFFLQVREFPRAVSALHSRCYDAGERVKLAESLYEEETGLISGSAPHPELFIRLGLGLGLDREDMVHGKALPSTAALIDWFELSTKDRSFNEGVGAINLAAEGQVPGNFGPFARALEKNYGLSREQVAFFDVHEIADRDHSDVGDHILSRALLSEGERAGVWAAVERSLDLWWQFFDGIERAAS
- a CDS encoding AbrB/MazE/SpoVT family DNA-binding domain-containing protein; the encoded protein is MERTKLSSKGQVILPKAIRDARRWRSGTEFIVEDSGEGVLLRPAKTFKPSTLDEVVGCLRYEGKAKTLKEMDAAISAEVKARRARGRC
- the gyrA gene encoding DNA gyrase subunit A; protein product: MPETNGNEPHRNEPALLNIEDDMRQSYLDYAMSVNIGRALPLIQDGLKPVHRRILYAMFREGLLANRKHSKCAGVVGEVLKSYHPHGDAAVYDSLVRMAQPFSLRYPLIDGQGNFGSIDGDPPAAYRYTECRLTRLAERLLADIDKDTVDFGPNFDGTQQEPEVLPAQIPNLLINGSDGIAVGMATNIPPHNLTEICDALLTLIDKPSTTLEQILDIVPGPDFPTGGQLLGRKAIRDAYITGRGSLTMRALSVIETDKRSGRASIIVREIPYQVNKARMIERIAELVNDKRIEGISDLRDESDRDGMRIVIELKRDAEPRVVLNQLHKLSQMQTGYGIIMLGIHEGRPKEMNLLQMLQAFLEHRKVVITRRTRFELREAEARKHVLEGLLIALRNLDAVIKLIRASKDAETARTGLMRQFNLSQIQAQAILDMTLRRLTGLEREKIENEHKEIVELIANLKKILADEKELLKLISDEIKDIRKEFGDARRTQIIEAEGEFSVEDLIVEEDVLVTVTHGGYIKRTPLSLYRTQRRGGRGKIGATTAEEDFVERLERVSTHDRLLFFTSAGKVYELKAYELPEGGRAAKGRSIANLLSLANEETLSAFMPMPKETAGKFVFFATRRGRVKKTAMDEYDNIRSNGIIAINLEDGDSLVDVRITDGNQQIVLSTRVGQAIRFKEEEVRSMGRATAGVVGMELESTTIKEGKTVTLVEDEIVSMSTVRDDETLLTVSELGYGKRTPAEDYRLTHRGGKGVITMNVTDKTGKVISVRQVGLDDQVMLITDGGKIIRLKVKDVRITGRNAQGVHLVRVDTTERVRAVAPLAEKEEDETNGEETNGTGESDE